NNNNNNNNNNNNNNNNNNNNNNNNNNNNNNNNNNNNNNNNNNNNNNNNNNNNNNNNNNNNNNNNNNNNNNNNNNNNNNNNNNNNNNNNNNNNNNNNNNNNNNNNNNNNNNNNNNNNNNNNNNNNNNNNNNNNNNNNNNNNNNNNNNNNNNNNNNNNNNNNNNNNNNNNNNNNNNNNNNNNNNNNNNNNNNNNNNNNNNNNNNNNNNNNNNNNNNNNNNNNNNNNNNNNNNNNNNNNNNNNNNNNNNNNNNNNNNNNNNNNNNNNNNNNNNNNNNNNNNNNNNNNNNNNNNNNNNNNNNNNNNNNNNNNNNNNNNNNNNNNNNNNNNNNNNNNNNNNNNNNNNNNNNNNNNNNNNNNNNNNNNNNNNNNNNNNNNNNNNNNNNNNNNNNNNNNNNNNNNNNNNNNNNNNNNNNNNNNNNNNNNNNNNNNNNNNNNNNNNNNNNNNNNNNNNNNNNNNNNNNNNNNNNNNNNNNNNNNNNNNNNNNNNNNNNNNNNNNNNNNNNNNNNNNNNNNNNNNNNNNNNNNNNNNNNNNNNNNNNNNNNNNNNNNNNNNNNNNNNNNNNNNNNNNNNNNNNNNNNNNNNNNNNNNNNNNNNNNNNNNNNNNNNNNNNNNNNNNNNNNNNNNNNNNNNNNNNNNNNNNNNNNNNNNNNNNNNNNNNNNNNNNNNNNNNNNNNNNNNNNNNNNNNNNNNNNNNNNNNNNNNNNNNNNNNNNNNNNNNNNNNNNNNNNNNNNNNNNNNNNNNNNNNNNNNNNNNNNNNNNNNNNNNNNNNNNNNNNNNNNNNNNNNNNNNNNNNNNNNNNNNNNNNNNNNNNNNNNNNNNNNNNNNNNNNNNNNNNNNNNNNNNNNNNNNNNNNNNNNNNNNNNNNNNNNNNNNNNNNNNNNNNNNNNNNNNNNNNNNNNNNNNNNNNNNNNNNNNNNNNNNNNNNNNNNNNNNNNNNNNNNNNNNNNNNNNNNNNNNNNNNNNNNNNNNNNNNNNNNNNNNNNNNNNNNNNNNNNNNNNNNNNNNNNNNNNNNNNNNNNNNNNNNNNNNNNNNNNNNNNNNNNNNNNNNNNNNNNNNNNNNNNNNNNNNNNNNNNNNNNNNNNNNNNNNNNNNNNNNNNNNNNNNNNNNNNNNNNNNNNNNNNNNNNNNNNNNNNNNNNNNNNNNNNNNNNNNNNNNNNNNNNNNNNNNNNNNNNNNNNNNNNNNNNNNNNNNNNNNNNNNNNNNNNNNNNNNNNNNNNNNNNNNNNNNNNNNNNNNNNNNNNNNNNNNNNNNNNNNNNNNNNNNNNNNNNNNNNNNNNNNNNNNNNNNNNNNNNNNNNNNNNNNNNNNNNNNNNNNNNNNNNNNNNNNNNNNNNNNNNNNNNNNNNNNNNNNNNNNNNNNNNNNNNNNNNNNNNNNNNNNNNNNNNNNNNNNNNNNNNNNNNNNNNNNNNNNNNNNNNNNNNNNNNNNNNNNNNNNNNNNNNNNNNNNNNNNNNNNNNNNNNNNNNNNNNNNNNNNNNNNNNNNNNNNNNNNNNNNNNNNNNNNNNNNNNNNNNNNNNNNNNNNNNNNNNNNNNNNNNNNNNNNNNNNNNNNNNNNNNNNNNNNNNNNNNNNNNNNNNNNNNNNNNNNNNNNNNNNNNNNNNNNNNNNNNNNNNNNNNNNNNNNNNNNNNNNNNNNNNNNNNNNNNNNNNNNNNNNNNNNNNNNNNNNNNNNNNNNNNNNNNNNNNNNNNNNNNNNNNNNNNNNNNNNNNNNNNNNNNNNNNNNNNNNNNNNNNNNNNNNNNNNNNNNNNNNNNNNNNNNNNNNNNNNNNNNNNNNNNNNNNNNNNNNNNNNNNNNNNNNNNNNNNNNNNNNNNNNNNNNNNNNNNNNNNNNNNNNNNNNNNNNNNNNNNNNNNNNNNNNNNNNNNNNNNNNNNNNNNNNNNNNNNNNNNNNNNNNNNNNNNNNNNNNNNNNNNNNNNNNNNNNNNNNNNNNNNNNNNNNNNNNNNNNNNNNNNNNNNNNNNNNNNNNNNNNNNNNNNNNNNNNNNNNNNNNNNNNNNNNNNNNNNNNNNNNNNNNNNNNNNNNNNNNNNNNNNNNNNNNNNNNNNNNNNNNNNNNNNNNNNNNNNNNNNNNNNNNNNNNNNNNNNNNNNNNNNNNNNNNNNNNNNNNNNNNNNNNNNNNNNNNNNNNNNNNNNNNNNNNNNNNNNNNNNNNNNNNNNNNNNNNNNNNNNNNNNNNNNNNNNNNNNNNNNNNNNNNNNNNNNNNNNNNNNNNNNNNNNNNNNNNNNNNNNNNNNNNNNNNNNNNNNNNNNNNNNNNNNNNNNNNNNNNNNNNNNNNNNNNNNNNNNNNNNNNNNNNNNNNNNNNNNNNNNNNNNNNNNNNNNNNNNNNNNNNNNNNNNNNNNNNNNNNNNNNNNNNNNNNNNNNNNNNNNNNNNNNNNNNNNNNNNNNNNNNNNNNNNNNNNNNNNNNNNNNNNNNNNNNNNNNNNNNNNNNNNNNNNNNNNNNNNNNNNNNNNNNNNNNNNNNNNNNNNNNNNNNNNNNNNNNNNNNNNNNNNNNNNNNNNNNNNNNNNNNNNNNNNNNNNNNNNNNNNNNNNNNNNNNNNNNNNNNNNNNNNNNNNNNNNNNNNNNNNNNNNNNNNNNNNNNNNNNNNNNNNNNNNNNNNNNNNNNNNNNNNNNNNNNNNNNNNNNNNNNNNNNNNNNNNNNNNNNNNNNNNNNNNNNNNNNNNNNNNNNNNNNNNNNNNNNNNNNNNNNNNNNNNNNNNNNNNNNNNNNNNNNNNNNNNNNNNNNNNNNNNNNNNNNNNNNNNNNNNNNNNNNNNNNNNNNNNNNNNNNNNNNNNNNNNNNNNNNNNNNNNNNNNNNNNNNNNNNNNNNNNNNNNNNNNNNNNNNNNNNNNNNNNNNNNNNNNNNNNNNNNNNNNNNNNNNNNNNNNNNNNNNNNNNNNNNNNNNNNNNNNNNNNNNNNNNNNNNNNNNNNNNNNNNNNNNNNNNNNNNNNNNNNNNNNNNNNNNNNNNNNNNNNNNNNNNNNNNNNNNNNNNNNNNNNNNNNNNNNNNNNNNNNNNNNNNNNNNNNNNNNNNNNNNNNNNNNNNNNNNNNNNNNNNNNNNNNNNNNNNNNNNNNNNNNNNNNNNNNNNNNNNNNNNNNNNNNNNNNNNNNNNNNNNNNNNNNNNNNNNNNNNNNNNNNNNNNNNNNNNNNNNNNNNNNNNNNNNNNNNNNNNNNNNNNNNNNNNNNNNNNNNNNNNNNNNNNNNNNNNNNNNNNNNNNNNNNNNNNNNNNNNNNNNNNNNNNNNNNNNNNNNNNNNNNNNNNNNNNNNNNNNNNNNNNNNNNNNNNNNNNNNNNNNNNNNNNNNNNNNNNNNNNNNNNNNNNNNNNNNNNNNNNNNNNNNNNNNNNNNNNNNNNNNNNNNNNNNNNNNNNNNNNNNNNNNNNNNNNNNNNNNNNNNNNNNNNNNNNNNNNNNNNNNNNNNNNNNNNNNNNNNNNNNNNNNNNNNNNNNNNNNNNNNNNNNNNNNNNNNNNNNNNNNNNNNNNNNNNNNNNNNNNNNNNNNNNNNNNNNNNNNNNNNNNNNNNNNNNNNNNNNNNNNNNNNNNNNNNNNNNNNNNNNNNNNNNNNNNNNNNNNNNNNNNNNNNNNNNNNNNNNNNNNNNNNNNNNNNNNNNNNNNNNNNNNNNNNNNNNNNNNNNNNNNNNNNNNNNNNNNNNNNNNNNNNNNNNNNNNNNNNNNNNNNNNNNNNNNNNNNNNNNNNNNNNNNNNNNNNNNNNNNNNNNNNNNNNNNNNNNNNNNNNNNNNNNNNNNNNNNNNNNNNNNNNNNNNNNNNNNNNNNNNNNNNNNNNNNNNNNNNNNNNNNNNNNNNNNNNNNNNNNNNNNNNNNNNNNNNNNNNNNNNNNNNNNNNNNNNNNNNNNNNNNNNNNNNNNNNNNNNNNNNNNNNNNNNNNNNNNNNNNNNNNNNNNNNNNNNNNNNNNNNNNNNNNNNNNNNNNNNNNNNNNNNNNNNNNNNNNNNNNNNNNNNNNNNNNNNNNNNNNNNNNNNNNNNNNNNNNNNNNNNNNNNNNNNNNNNNNNNNNNNNNNNNNNNNNNNNNNNNNNNNNNNNNNNNNNNNNNNNNNNNNNNNNNNNNNNNNNNNNNNNNNNNNNNNNNNNNNNNNNNNNNNNNNNNNNNNNNNNNNNNNNNNNNNNNNNNNNNNNNNNNNNNNNNNNNNNNNNNNNNNNNNNNNNNNNNNNNNNNNNNNNNNNNNNNNNNNNNNNNNNNNNNNNNNNNNNNNNNNNNNNNNNNNNNNNNNNNNNNNNNNNNNNNNNNNNNNNNNNNNNNNNNNNNNNNNNNNNNNNNNNNNNNNNNNNNNNNNNNNNNNNNNNNNNNNNNNNNNNNNNNNNNNNNNNNNNNNNNNNNNNNNNNNNNNNNNNNNNNNNNNNNNNNNNNNNNNNNNNNNNNNNNNNNNNNNNNNNNNNNNNNNNNNNNNNNNNNNNNNNNNNNNNNNNNNNNNNNNNNNNNNNNNNNNNNNNNNNNNNNNNNNNNNNNNNNNNNNNNNNNNNNNNNNNNNNNNNNNNNNNNNNNNNNNNNNNNNNNNNNNNNNNNNNNNNNNNNNNNNNNNNNNNNNNNNNNNNNNNNNNNNNNNNNNNNNNNNNNNNNNNNNNNNNNNNNNNNNNNNNNNNNNNNNNNNNNNNNNNNNNNNNNNNTGGAAGGACGACGCTTGTTTTCGTAATCCACAAGCCAgactctacgttttttttctgtttccgtTCCATGCAGAGTTTTGTTGACTTTATTAAAGTGCTAGAGGTGTGCAGAAGAGTTCCACTTTAAAGGAATCACTTGAGCTCTTTAAAGTTATCATTTATAAAAAAGCATACATGACTAAATCTATGTTGATTGCTGAGTAGAAAGACGAAAACTTTGTCTCATACTCCGATATAGGTGTTCTAGTTCCTGCGATGTCGAAGtgttagggtgttcggaaagtatctgccgaaatacggcaaaatttcaaaacaacacaactttttaacaacattttattattcgacgaaataatcttcATCAACACCGATAACCTTCTGCCAATGTCTCACCAGATCACGGATTCTTTTGGCGTAGAAAtgcggcgacttggaggcgaagaaagcccgaaggtcattttcgaggtggtcacaatcatcgtagcgcttctcttccaagtgatgctgaagcgatcggaaaaGTTGGTAGTCGCTGGGGCCAGGTCCGGGCcgtacggtgggtgcggtagaacttcccatccgagttccagaattttctgggaagtcttatTCGCGagtgtcgtgttgtccggcaacagttcgaaacggtagatttcatgaactccccaccagacgctcagcatgaccttcttctcatgtatttcacctttcacgaaaggatccggcatgTCATCGCACGTTTGTGGATGTGGTTGACATAGAGACCCacttttcatctccagtgacagcggtgtccagccagtcgaatttgcggcttctggagagcagctgggTGCAGATTTCCAGGCGTCTTTGACAGTTGCCGTCACTCAATGCATGTAGGAGCCACttaccgagctttttcaccattccgagagatcgcagtccatcgCTCACTGTGGACAGCGAATAGCCAAGACTAGCAgtaaaataccgcacaccttcatatggatgctgctccgccagatttttcaattcgtcgaacgatattgcagtcggtcgaccagagcgaggctcatctttgagtttcttgtttccggctttgaagcgctggaattAGGCACGCACCGACCGCTCAGAAagggcttcagtgccgaatacttgacttaagtttcggTGGGCTTCTTCAAACccttttcaacagaaaaaaagcatgtcCTAAAAGTAGGAATTTTGAACTTCTATCACGTTATCAAAAAAGTTCGTCTTCTTTTTCCTGGtgcaaaaacctcaaaagGGAAACCTCGTGGTTAAAAGTTCCTTTTCGTCTATTGGAGTAAAATGGAGGAAACACATGATGCATGAAAAAGAATCAACGTGATGGTCCAAATGAATGTGTGACCTTGCCAAGCAATAATCAAAATATCCATTAGATATTGGAATACTAGCATATGTTTACAGGGAGCGATATTGCCACAACATATGCTTCATATATTAAATGAATGTAGTATACCACATGCCGCGAATAAACAGCACATAAACTCATGCAATTACCCTCTTCGTTATCCGACACATTTTACTTTCTGTGACAACGCAACCACGGGCATATAGCTGATTGCGGATGAACTTTTGATTAAGACCCCCAGGAGGGAGCTCCGCAATAGCTACAGATTCCTCACGATTAGCTTTTCTCAGGCACCGTGAATAAACAGTTGACCACATCTGGTATATAGAATACAGAATGGAGAGAGGATACTTTTCCGTACCAGATTTGTTTTGTGGTTTTGCTCCTTCATTTAAAGAGAGCATAGTTATGTAGCA
This window of the Necator americanus strain Aroian chromosome III, whole genome shotgun sequence genome carries:
- a CDS encoding hypothetical protein (NECATOR_CHRIII.G11904.T1); this encodes MWSTVYSRCLRKANREESVAIAELPPGGLNQKFIRNQLYARGCVVTESKMCRITKRRFKAGNKKLKDEPRSGRPTAISFDELKNLAEQHPYEGVRYFTASLGYSLSTVSDGLRSLGMVKKLEAANSTGWTPLSLEMKSGSLCQPHPQTCDDMPDPFVKGEIHEKKVMLSVWWGVHEIYRFELLPDNTTLANKTSQKILELGWEVLPHPPYGPDLAPATTNFSDRFSITWKRSATMIVTTSKMTFGLSSPPSRRISTPKESVIW
- a CDS encoding hypothetical protein (NECATOR_CHRIII.G11904.T2); translation: MTSNQPIEVKSMNRLLEDGNAYIKRFKAGNKKLKDEPRSGRPTAISFDELKNLAEQHPYEGVRYFTASLGYSLSTVSDGLRSLGMVKKLEAANSTGWTPLSLEMKSGSLCQPHPQTCDDMPDPFVKGEIHEKKVMLSVWWGVHEIYRFELLPDNTTLANKTSQKILELGWEVLPHPPYGPDLAPATTNFSDRFSITWKRSATMIVTTSKMTFGLSSPPSRRISTPKESVIW